AATTGCCTCTTCACGTGTTTTTCCGTGAACAATTAATTTAGCAACCATCGAATCATAGAAAGGTGGGATTGAATATCCCGGATATACAGCTGAATCGACGCGAATACCAAATCCGCCTGGTGGCAAGTACATTTCTACTTTACCTGGAGATGGCATAAATTTTTTGGCAGGGTTTTCCGCATTAATTCGGCATTCAATTGCCCAACCATTAAATTGTACTTCTTCTTGCTGTAACGATAACTTTTCTCCAGAAGCAACAAGAATTTGTTCTTTAATTAAGTCCACCCCTGTTACCATTTCAGTAACTGGATGCTCAACTTGAATTCTCGTATTCATCTCCATGAAATAAAAGCTTTTCGTTTTATATTCATAAATAAACTCAACCGTACCAGCACCTGTATAATCAACCGCTACCGCCGCTTTAACTGCCGCCTCACCCATCTGTTTACGCACATTTTCATCAAGTGCTGGTGATGGACTTTCTTCTAGTAGTTTTTGCAAGCGGCGTTGAATTGTACAATCACGCTCTCCTAAATGAATGGCATTTCCGTGTGTATCTGCCATTATTTGAATCTCAACATGGCGGAAATCTTCAACGTACTTTTCTAAGTATACACCAGGGTTCCCAAAAGCGGTACTAGCTTCTTGCTGTGTAATTTGAATTCCTTTTACAAGCTCTTCTTCATGGCGCGCAACACGAATACCTTTTCCGCCGCCACCTGCAGTCGCTTTAATAATAACTGGATATCCAATTTGATTAGCAAGTTCAATCGCTTCTTCGGTATTTTTAATAATTCCTTGTGAACCTGGTACAATCGGAACCCCTGCTTCTTTCATTGTATCACGAGCAACGTCTTTTGTGCCCATCTTTGAAATAGCTTCTGGACTTGGACCGATAAAAATTAAGTTACATTCACGGCATAACTCTGCAAAATCTGCATTCTCAGCTAAAAATCCATATCCTGGATGAATAGCATCGCAGCCTGTTAACTTCGCAACACTAATAATGTTCGTCAAATTTAAATAGCTTTCTTTCGAGATCGTTGGTCCTACACAATACGCCTCATCAGCAATTTGTACGTGAAGTGACTCTTTATCTGCTTCTGAATAAATTGCGACTGTTTCAATATCCATTTCTTTACAAGCACGAATAATTCGTACAGCAATTTCCCCACGATTGG
This genomic window from Bacillus anthracis str. Vollum contains:
- the accC gene encoding acetyl-CoA carboxylase biotin carboxylase subunit; amino-acid sequence: MIKKVLIANRGEIAVRIIRACKEMDIETVAIYSEADKESLHVQIADEAYCVGPTISKESYLNLTNIISVAKLTGCDAIHPGYGFLAENADFAELCRECNLIFIGPSPEAISKMGTKDVARDTMKEAGVPIVPGSQGIIKNTEEAIELANQIGYPVIIKATAGGGGKGIRVARHEEELVKGIQITQQEASTAFGNPGVYLEKYVEDFRHVEIQIMADTHGNAIHLGERDCTIQRRLQKLLEESPSPALDENVRKQMGEAAVKAAVAVDYTGAGTVEFIYEYKTKSFYFMEMNTRIQVEHPVTEMVTGVDLIKEQILVASGEKLSLQQEEVQFNGWAIECRINAENPAKKFMPSPGKVEMYLPPGGFGIRVDSAVYPGYSIPPFYDSMVAKLIVHGKTREEAIAKMKRALSEFVVEGVHTTIPFHLQLLDHPDFVKGEFNTKFLEEHELVTQ